A region of Oncorhynchus kisutch isolate 150728-3 linkage group LG29, Okis_V2, whole genome shotgun sequence DNA encodes the following proteins:
- the LOC109873730 gene encoding serine/arginine repetitive matrix protein 1 isoform X4 has protein sequence MISRTSAKIHLVPSSVVSVNAKRIASHLIIQCIPKMVRPYSGPPRFKPRPYSDGYNMPHEENYSPYPRSQRGFRGHSGKVPPSWRDSRGRGRAHFAKRPPLMGERRPPLMGERRPPLMGERRERPFNQWRSQNQDSFNTYPSQTEPHHGHRRPSPSGPNRPPPAQHRSSPHTPGQGPQGQRGAHIHGNHSGYRSPSPRHYHNQPPDRRPQPSQSPHSSFRGPHKRPSPSHEEDRSWGVRPPYSPRERQFERPGRGGMRWNGPGPIPRPHNGERGPSGSPQRKPRDSHGRGPYPERWSAERDPRQQHGVVGREREGSGRRSAEWAQEGSPHHPPHRSPTWKGGWSSSSFHENSPQAGPSGPPHKRKFQERGIPPVGPDVEHGHPKRPRREIPHYFNTPRGFGGRPLSFRDKSRLLKGRKMRAESVMRLKVPPPQPQGAEIHEEEGPHTSRGNAPSKFALRRERFQANAGPLRKRPMPHQSPPNQEANSTKSSRDSESQKEHVDSQRALSTHSSSSIDKRLARDLVVVSQWQAPGTNSSSKDSPPRDRSRTPKNKTERYYNSDEQLTLNERFSKIHDSSPSPSPRDRRYAERPTNVPQENHRHERPFRKPGPQRSSFRPTSPNRKPGPPPQRRPGPELPGPFRKPLMGGFVPRPFSQRPVFRKSQSILSKYRNMPTMRQHVPHNRGSNYRRW, from the exons ATGATTAGCAGGACGTCGGCCAAAATTCATCTCGTTCCATCTTCTGTAGTGAGTGTAAACGCCAAGCGGATTGCTTCACATCTG ATTATTCAGTGTATCCCAaagatggtcagaccgtactccGGACCTCCTCGTTTCAAACCCAG GCCCTACTCTGATGGCTACAACATGCCACATGAAGAGAATTACAGCCCCTACCCCAGGAGTCAGAGAGGATTCCGGGGCCACTCAGGAAAGGTCCCTCCAAGCTGGAGAGATTCCAGAGGTAGAGGACGTGCTCACTTTGCCAAAAGGCCCCCACTGATGGGAGAACGGAGACCCCCACTGATGGGAGAACGGAGGCCCCCACTGATGGGAGAACGGAGGGAGCGACCTTTCAATCAGTGGAGGTCCCAAAACCAGGATTCCTTCAACACATACCCCTCCCAAACGGAGCCCCATCATGGCCACAGGAGGCCTTCCCCTTCCGGGCCAAACCGCCCCCCCCCAGCTCAGCATAGGTCCTCCCCGCATACTCCTGGACAAGGGCCCCAGGGCCAGAGGGGTGCACATATCCATGGAAACCACTCAGGTTACAGATCCCCCTCACCACGCCATTATCATAACCAACCTCCTGACAGGAGGCCACAACCCTCACAGTCCCCCCACAGTTCCTTCAGGGGCCCTCACAAGCGCCCAAGTCCGTCTCACGAAGAGGACAGGAGCTGGGGTGTCCGGCCGCCTTATAGTCCCAGGGAGAGGCAGTTTGAGCGCCCAGGTCGCGGGGGGATGCGCTGGAATGGGCCAGGGCCCATTCCCCGACCACACAATGGTGAACGTGGGCCCTCTGGCTCCCCCCAGAGAAAGCCACGGGATTCTCATGGCAGAGGTCCTTATCCAGAGAG GTGGTCTGCTGAGCGAGATCCCAGGCAGCAGCATGGAGTGGTGGGAAGGGAGCGGGAGGGCAGCGGACGCCGCAGCGCTGAGTGGGCACAGGAAGGCAGCCCTCACCACCCTCCCCACAGATCCCCCACATGGAAAGGAGGTTGGTCGTCGTCCTCTTTCCACGAGAACAGCCCTCAGGCAGGGCCAAGTGGACCACCACACAAGAGGAAGTTCCAGGAGCGCGGGATCCCTCCTGTAGGCCCTGATGTGGAGCATGGTCACCCAAAGCGCCCTCGCAGAGAGATTCCACATTACTTCAACACCCCTAGGGGATTTGGCGGCCGTCCCTTGTCATTCAGGGACAAGAGTCGTTTGCTGAAGGGGCGTAAAATGAGAGCGGAGTCGGTGATGAGGCTCAAAGTACCTCCACCTCAGCCCCAAGGAGCAGAGATCCATGAAGAGGAAGGGCCTCATACGTCCAGGGGAAATGCGCCATCCAAGTTTGCTCTTCGGAGGGAGCGTTTCCAAGCAAACGCTGGCCCACTGAGGAAGAGGCCGATGCCCCATCAATCACCCCCCAACCAAGAAGCCAATTCAACCAAGTCTTCCAGGGACTCTGAGTCACAGAAGGAACACGTGGACTCTCAGCGAGCCTTGAGCACACACAG CTCTTCCTCTATAGACAAACGGCTGGCTCGTGACCTAGTCGTTGTGTCCCAGTGGCAGGCACCTGGGACTAACTCAAGCTCAAAGGACAGCCCCCCAAGGGATAGAAGTAGGACACCAAAAAACAAAACTG AGCGCTATTACAATTCAGATGAACAACTTACGCTGAATGAACGCTTCTCTAAAATCCATGACTCCAGTCCTTCCCCTTCACCAAGAGACCGGAGATATGCGGAAAG GCCAACGAACGTGCCACAGGAGAACCACAGACATGAAAGACCCTTCAGGAAACCAGGACCACAG AGATCGAGCTTCCGTCCCACTAGCCCAAATCGCAAACCAGGTCCTCCTCCTCAGAGAAGACCAGGCCCTGAACTGCCTGGTCCCTTTAGGAAGCCACTCATG GGAGGCTTTGTGCCACGTCCTTTCTCTCAAAGGCCAGTGTTCAGGAAGAGCCAGAGCATCCTGTCCAAATACCGTAACATGCCGACGATGCGTCAACATGTACCCCACAACAGAGGGTCTAATTATCGCCGCTGGTGA
- the LOC109873730 gene encoding pre-mRNA 3' end processing protein WDR33 isoform X2: MISRTSAKIHLVPSSVIIQCIPKMVRPYSGPPRFKPRPYSDGYNMPHEENYSPYPRSQRGFRGHSGKVPPSWRDSRGRGRAHFAKRPPLMGERRPPLMGERRPPLMGERRERPFNQWRSQNQDSFNTYPSQTEPHHGHRRPSPSGPNRPPPAQHRSSPHTPGQGPQGQRGAHIHGNHSGYRSPSPRHYHNQPPDRRPQPSQSPHSSFRGPHKRPSPSHEEDRSWGVRPPYSPRERQFERPGRGGMRWNGPGPIPRPHNGERGPSGSPQRKPRDSHGRGPYPERWSAERDPRQQHGVVGREREGSGRRSAEWAQEGSPHHPPHRSPTWKGGWSSSSFHENSPQAGPSGPPHKRKFQERGIPPVGPDVEHGHPKRPRREIPHYFNTPRGFGGRPLSFRDKSRLLKGRKMRAESVMRLKVPPPQPQGAEIHEEEGPHTSRGNAPSKFALRRERFQANAGPLRKRPMPHQSPPNQEANSTKSSRDSESQKEHVDSQRALSTHRICEQHYWDVRWIRGSVTIQRKENMDITCSFSSSIDKRLARDLVVVSQWQAPGTNSSSKDSPPRDRSRTPKNKTERYYNSDEQLTLNERFSKIHDSSPSPSPRDRRYAERPTNVPQENHRHERPFRKPGPQRSSFRPTSPNRKPGPPPQRRPGPELPGPFRKPLMGGFVPRPFSQRPVFRKSQSILSKYRNMPTMRQHVPHNRGSNYRRW; encoded by the exons ATGATTAGCAGGACGTCGGCCAAAATTCATCTCGTTCCATCTTCTGTA ATTATTCAGTGTATCCCAaagatggtcagaccgtactccGGACCTCCTCGTTTCAAACCCAG GCCCTACTCTGATGGCTACAACATGCCACATGAAGAGAATTACAGCCCCTACCCCAGGAGTCAGAGAGGATTCCGGGGCCACTCAGGAAAGGTCCCTCCAAGCTGGAGAGATTCCAGAGGTAGAGGACGTGCTCACTTTGCCAAAAGGCCCCCACTGATGGGAGAACGGAGACCCCCACTGATGGGAGAACGGAGGCCCCCACTGATGGGAGAACGGAGGGAGCGACCTTTCAATCAGTGGAGGTCCCAAAACCAGGATTCCTTCAACACATACCCCTCCCAAACGGAGCCCCATCATGGCCACAGGAGGCCTTCCCCTTCCGGGCCAAACCGCCCCCCCCCAGCTCAGCATAGGTCCTCCCCGCATACTCCTGGACAAGGGCCCCAGGGCCAGAGGGGTGCACATATCCATGGAAACCACTCAGGTTACAGATCCCCCTCACCACGCCATTATCATAACCAACCTCCTGACAGGAGGCCACAACCCTCACAGTCCCCCCACAGTTCCTTCAGGGGCCCTCACAAGCGCCCAAGTCCGTCTCACGAAGAGGACAGGAGCTGGGGTGTCCGGCCGCCTTATAGTCCCAGGGAGAGGCAGTTTGAGCGCCCAGGTCGCGGGGGGATGCGCTGGAATGGGCCAGGGCCCATTCCCCGACCACACAATGGTGAACGTGGGCCCTCTGGCTCCCCCCAGAGAAAGCCACGGGATTCTCATGGCAGAGGTCCTTATCCAGAGAG GTGGTCTGCTGAGCGAGATCCCAGGCAGCAGCATGGAGTGGTGGGAAGGGAGCGGGAGGGCAGCGGACGCCGCAGCGCTGAGTGGGCACAGGAAGGCAGCCCTCACCACCCTCCCCACAGATCCCCCACATGGAAAGGAGGTTGGTCGTCGTCCTCTTTCCACGAGAACAGCCCTCAGGCAGGGCCAAGTGGACCACCACACAAGAGGAAGTTCCAGGAGCGCGGGATCCCTCCTGTAGGCCCTGATGTGGAGCATGGTCACCCAAAGCGCCCTCGCAGAGAGATTCCACATTACTTCAACACCCCTAGGGGATTTGGCGGCCGTCCCTTGTCATTCAGGGACAAGAGTCGTTTGCTGAAGGGGCGTAAAATGAGAGCGGAGTCGGTGATGAGGCTCAAAGTACCTCCACCTCAGCCCCAAGGAGCAGAGATCCATGAAGAGGAAGGGCCTCATACGTCCAGGGGAAATGCGCCATCCAAGTTTGCTCTTCGGAGGGAGCGTTTCCAAGCAAACGCTGGCCCACTGAGGAAGAGGCCGATGCCCCATCAATCACCCCCCAACCAAGAAGCCAATTCAACCAAGTCTTCCAGGGACTCTGAGTCACAGAAGGAACACGTGGACTCTCAGCGAGCCTTGAGCACACACAG AATTTGTGAGCAGCACTACTGGGATGTCAGGTGGATTCGGGGTTCAGTGACAATACAGCGTAAAGAAAACATGGACATTACGTGCTCTTT CTCTTCCTCTATAGACAAACGGCTGGCTCGTGACCTAGTCGTTGTGTCCCAGTGGCAGGCACCTGGGACTAACTCAAGCTCAAAGGACAGCCCCCCAAGGGATAGAAGTAGGACACCAAAAAACAAAACTG AGCGCTATTACAATTCAGATGAACAACTTACGCTGAATGAACGCTTCTCTAAAATCCATGACTCCAGTCCTTCCCCTTCACCAAGAGACCGGAGATATGCGGAAAG GCCAACGAACGTGCCACAGGAGAACCACAGACATGAAAGACCCTTCAGGAAACCAGGACCACAG AGATCGAGCTTCCGTCCCACTAGCCCAAATCGCAAACCAGGTCCTCCTCCTCAGAGAAGACCAGGCCCTGAACTGCCTGGTCCCTTTAGGAAGCCACTCATG GGAGGCTTTGTGCCACGTCCTTTCTCTCAAAGGCCAGTGTTCAGGAAGAGCCAGAGCATCCTGTCCAAATACCGTAACATGCCGACGATGCGTCAACATGTACCCCACAACAGAGGGTCTAATTATCGCCGCTGGTGA
- the LOC109873730 gene encoding pre-mRNA 3' end processing protein WDR33 isoform X3: protein MRIIQCIPKMVRPYSGPPRFKPRPYSDGYNMPHEENYSPYPRSQRGFRGHSGKVPPSWRDSRGRGRAHFAKRPPLMGERRPPLMGERRPPLMGERRERPFNQWRSQNQDSFNTYPSQTEPHHGHRRPSPSGPNRPPPAQHRSSPHTPGQGPQGQRGAHIHGNHSGYRSPSPRHYHNQPPDRRPQPSQSPHSSFRGPHKRPSPSHEEDRSWGVRPPYSPRERQFERPGRGGMRWNGPGPIPRPHNGERGPSGSPQRKPRDSHGRGPYPERWSAERDPRQQHGVVGREREGSGRRSAEWAQEGSPHHPPHRSPTWKGGWSSSSFHENSPQAGPSGPPHKRKFQERGIPPVGPDVEHGHPKRPRREIPHYFNTPRGFGGRPLSFRDKSRLLKGRKMRAESVMRLKVPPPQPQGAEIHEEEGPHTSRGNAPSKFALRRERFQANAGPLRKRPMPHQSPPNQEANSTKSSRDSESQKEHVDSQRALSTHRICEQHYWDVRWIRGSVTIQRKENMDITCSFSSSIDKRLARDLVVVSQWQAPGTNSSSKDSPPRDRSRTPKNKTERYYNSDEQLTLNERFSKIHDSSPSPSPRDRRYAERPTNVPQENHRHERPFRKPGPQRSSFRPTSPNRKPGPPPQRRPGPELPGPFRKPLMGGFVPRPFSQRPVFRKSQSILSKYRNMPTMRQHVPHNRGSNYRRW from the exons ATGAGG ATTATTCAGTGTATCCCAaagatggtcagaccgtactccGGACCTCCTCGTTTCAAACCCAG GCCCTACTCTGATGGCTACAACATGCCACATGAAGAGAATTACAGCCCCTACCCCAGGAGTCAGAGAGGATTCCGGGGCCACTCAGGAAAGGTCCCTCCAAGCTGGAGAGATTCCAGAGGTAGAGGACGTGCTCACTTTGCCAAAAGGCCCCCACTGATGGGAGAACGGAGACCCCCACTGATGGGAGAACGGAGGCCCCCACTGATGGGAGAACGGAGGGAGCGACCTTTCAATCAGTGGAGGTCCCAAAACCAGGATTCCTTCAACACATACCCCTCCCAAACGGAGCCCCATCATGGCCACAGGAGGCCTTCCCCTTCCGGGCCAAACCGCCCCCCCCCAGCTCAGCATAGGTCCTCCCCGCATACTCCTGGACAAGGGCCCCAGGGCCAGAGGGGTGCACATATCCATGGAAACCACTCAGGTTACAGATCCCCCTCACCACGCCATTATCATAACCAACCTCCTGACAGGAGGCCACAACCCTCACAGTCCCCCCACAGTTCCTTCAGGGGCCCTCACAAGCGCCCAAGTCCGTCTCACGAAGAGGACAGGAGCTGGGGTGTCCGGCCGCCTTATAGTCCCAGGGAGAGGCAGTTTGAGCGCCCAGGTCGCGGGGGGATGCGCTGGAATGGGCCAGGGCCCATTCCCCGACCACACAATGGTGAACGTGGGCCCTCTGGCTCCCCCCAGAGAAAGCCACGGGATTCTCATGGCAGAGGTCCTTATCCAGAGAG GTGGTCTGCTGAGCGAGATCCCAGGCAGCAGCATGGAGTGGTGGGAAGGGAGCGGGAGGGCAGCGGACGCCGCAGCGCTGAGTGGGCACAGGAAGGCAGCCCTCACCACCCTCCCCACAGATCCCCCACATGGAAAGGAGGTTGGTCGTCGTCCTCTTTCCACGAGAACAGCCCTCAGGCAGGGCCAAGTGGACCACCACACAAGAGGAAGTTCCAGGAGCGCGGGATCCCTCCTGTAGGCCCTGATGTGGAGCATGGTCACCCAAAGCGCCCTCGCAGAGAGATTCCACATTACTTCAACACCCCTAGGGGATTTGGCGGCCGTCCCTTGTCATTCAGGGACAAGAGTCGTTTGCTGAAGGGGCGTAAAATGAGAGCGGAGTCGGTGATGAGGCTCAAAGTACCTCCACCTCAGCCCCAAGGAGCAGAGATCCATGAAGAGGAAGGGCCTCATACGTCCAGGGGAAATGCGCCATCCAAGTTTGCTCTTCGGAGGGAGCGTTTCCAAGCAAACGCTGGCCCACTGAGGAAGAGGCCGATGCCCCATCAATCACCCCCCAACCAAGAAGCCAATTCAACCAAGTCTTCCAGGGACTCTGAGTCACAGAAGGAACACGTGGACTCTCAGCGAGCCTTGAGCACACACAG AATTTGTGAGCAGCACTACTGGGATGTCAGGTGGATTCGGGGTTCAGTGACAATACAGCGTAAAGAAAACATGGACATTACGTGCTCTTT CTCTTCCTCTATAGACAAACGGCTGGCTCGTGACCTAGTCGTTGTGTCCCAGTGGCAGGCACCTGGGACTAACTCAAGCTCAAAGGACAGCCCCCCAAGGGATAGAAGTAGGACACCAAAAAACAAAACTG AGCGCTATTACAATTCAGATGAACAACTTACGCTGAATGAACGCTTCTCTAAAATCCATGACTCCAGTCCTTCCCCTTCACCAAGAGACCGGAGATATGCGGAAAG GCCAACGAACGTGCCACAGGAGAACCACAGACATGAAAGACCCTTCAGGAAACCAGGACCACAG AGATCGAGCTTCCGTCCCACTAGCCCAAATCGCAAACCAGGTCCTCCTCCTCAGAGAAGACCAGGCCCTGAACTGCCTGGTCCCTTTAGGAAGCCACTCATG GGAGGCTTTGTGCCACGTCCTTTCTCTCAAAGGCCAGTGTTCAGGAAGAGCCAGAGCATCCTGTCCAAATACCGTAACATGCCGACGATGCGTCAACATGTACCCCACAACAGAGGGTCTAATTATCGCCGCTGGTGA
- the LOC109873730 gene encoding serine/arginine repetitive matrix protein 1 isoform X7 codes for MISRTSAKIHLVPSSVIIQCIPKMVRPYSGPPRFKPRPYSDGYNMPHEENYSPYPRSQRGFRGHSGKVPPSWRDSRGRGRAHFAKRPPLMGERRPPLMGERRPPLMGERRERPFNQWRSQNQDSFNTYPSQTEPHHGHRRPSPSGPNRPPPAQHRSSPHTPGQGPQGQRGAHIHGNHSGYRSPSPRHYHNQPPDRRPQPSQSPHSSFRGPHKRPSPSHEEDRSWGVRPPYSPRERQFERPGRGGMRWNGPGPIPRPHNGERGPSGSPQRKPRDSHGRGPYPERWSAERDPRQQHGVVGREREGSGRRSAEWAQEGSPHHPPHRSPTWKGGWSSSSFHENSPQAGPSGPPHKRKFQERGIPPVGPDVEHGHPKRPRREIPHYFNTPRGFGGRPLSFRDKSRLLKGRKMRAESVMRLKVPPPQPQGAEIHEEEGPHTSRGNAPSKFALRRERFQANAGPLRKRPMPHQSPPNQEANSTKSSRDSESQKEHVDSQRALSTHSSSSIDKRLARDLVVVSQWQAPGTNSSSKDSPPRDRSRTPKNKTERYYNSDEQLTLNERFSKIHDSSPSPSPRDRRYAERPTNVPQENHRHERPFRKPGPQRSSFRPTSPNRKPGPPPQRRPGPELPGPFRKPLMGGFVPRPFSQRPVFRKSQSILSKYRNMPTMRQHVPHNRGSNYRRW; via the exons ATGATTAGCAGGACGTCGGCCAAAATTCATCTCGTTCCATCTTCTGTA ATTATTCAGTGTATCCCAaagatggtcagaccgtactccGGACCTCCTCGTTTCAAACCCAG GCCCTACTCTGATGGCTACAACATGCCACATGAAGAGAATTACAGCCCCTACCCCAGGAGTCAGAGAGGATTCCGGGGCCACTCAGGAAAGGTCCCTCCAAGCTGGAGAGATTCCAGAGGTAGAGGACGTGCTCACTTTGCCAAAAGGCCCCCACTGATGGGAGAACGGAGACCCCCACTGATGGGAGAACGGAGGCCCCCACTGATGGGAGAACGGAGGGAGCGACCTTTCAATCAGTGGAGGTCCCAAAACCAGGATTCCTTCAACACATACCCCTCCCAAACGGAGCCCCATCATGGCCACAGGAGGCCTTCCCCTTCCGGGCCAAACCGCCCCCCCCCAGCTCAGCATAGGTCCTCCCCGCATACTCCTGGACAAGGGCCCCAGGGCCAGAGGGGTGCACATATCCATGGAAACCACTCAGGTTACAGATCCCCCTCACCACGCCATTATCATAACCAACCTCCTGACAGGAGGCCACAACCCTCACAGTCCCCCCACAGTTCCTTCAGGGGCCCTCACAAGCGCCCAAGTCCGTCTCACGAAGAGGACAGGAGCTGGGGTGTCCGGCCGCCTTATAGTCCCAGGGAGAGGCAGTTTGAGCGCCCAGGTCGCGGGGGGATGCGCTGGAATGGGCCAGGGCCCATTCCCCGACCACACAATGGTGAACGTGGGCCCTCTGGCTCCCCCCAGAGAAAGCCACGGGATTCTCATGGCAGAGGTCCTTATCCAGAGAG GTGGTCTGCTGAGCGAGATCCCAGGCAGCAGCATGGAGTGGTGGGAAGGGAGCGGGAGGGCAGCGGACGCCGCAGCGCTGAGTGGGCACAGGAAGGCAGCCCTCACCACCCTCCCCACAGATCCCCCACATGGAAAGGAGGTTGGTCGTCGTCCTCTTTCCACGAGAACAGCCCTCAGGCAGGGCCAAGTGGACCACCACACAAGAGGAAGTTCCAGGAGCGCGGGATCCCTCCTGTAGGCCCTGATGTGGAGCATGGTCACCCAAAGCGCCCTCGCAGAGAGATTCCACATTACTTCAACACCCCTAGGGGATTTGGCGGCCGTCCCTTGTCATTCAGGGACAAGAGTCGTTTGCTGAAGGGGCGTAAAATGAGAGCGGAGTCGGTGATGAGGCTCAAAGTACCTCCACCTCAGCCCCAAGGAGCAGAGATCCATGAAGAGGAAGGGCCTCATACGTCCAGGGGAAATGCGCCATCCAAGTTTGCTCTTCGGAGGGAGCGTTTCCAAGCAAACGCTGGCCCACTGAGGAAGAGGCCGATGCCCCATCAATCACCCCCCAACCAAGAAGCCAATTCAACCAAGTCTTCCAGGGACTCTGAGTCACAGAAGGAACACGTGGACTCTCAGCGAGCCTTGAGCACACACAG CTCTTCCTCTATAGACAAACGGCTGGCTCGTGACCTAGTCGTTGTGTCCCAGTGGCAGGCACCTGGGACTAACTCAAGCTCAAAGGACAGCCCCCCAAGGGATAGAAGTAGGACACCAAAAAACAAAACTG AGCGCTATTACAATTCAGATGAACAACTTACGCTGAATGAACGCTTCTCTAAAATCCATGACTCCAGTCCTTCCCCTTCACCAAGAGACCGGAGATATGCGGAAAG GCCAACGAACGTGCCACAGGAGAACCACAGACATGAAAGACCCTTCAGGAAACCAGGACCACAG AGATCGAGCTTCCGTCCCACTAGCCCAAATCGCAAACCAGGTCCTCCTCCTCAGAGAAGACCAGGCCCTGAACTGCCTGGTCCCTTTAGGAAGCCACTCATG GGAGGCTTTGTGCCACGTCCTTTCTCTCAAAGGCCAGTGTTCAGGAAGAGCCAGAGCATCCTGTCCAAATACCGTAACATGCCGACGATGCGTCAACATGTACCCCACAACAGAGGGTCTAATTATCGCCGCTGGTGA
- the LOC109873730 gene encoding pre-mRNA 3' end processing protein WDR33 isoform X1, which produces MISRTSAKIHLVPSSVVSVNAKRIASHLIIQCIPKMVRPYSGPPRFKPRPYSDGYNMPHEENYSPYPRSQRGFRGHSGKVPPSWRDSRGRGRAHFAKRPPLMGERRPPLMGERRPPLMGERRERPFNQWRSQNQDSFNTYPSQTEPHHGHRRPSPSGPNRPPPAQHRSSPHTPGQGPQGQRGAHIHGNHSGYRSPSPRHYHNQPPDRRPQPSQSPHSSFRGPHKRPSPSHEEDRSWGVRPPYSPRERQFERPGRGGMRWNGPGPIPRPHNGERGPSGSPQRKPRDSHGRGPYPERWSAERDPRQQHGVVGREREGSGRRSAEWAQEGSPHHPPHRSPTWKGGWSSSSFHENSPQAGPSGPPHKRKFQERGIPPVGPDVEHGHPKRPRREIPHYFNTPRGFGGRPLSFRDKSRLLKGRKMRAESVMRLKVPPPQPQGAEIHEEEGPHTSRGNAPSKFALRRERFQANAGPLRKRPMPHQSPPNQEANSTKSSRDSESQKEHVDSQRALSTHRICEQHYWDVRWIRGSVTIQRKENMDITCSFSSSIDKRLARDLVVVSQWQAPGTNSSSKDSPPRDRSRTPKNKTERYYNSDEQLTLNERFSKIHDSSPSPSPRDRRYAERPTNVPQENHRHERPFRKPGPQRSSFRPTSPNRKPGPPPQRRPGPELPGPFRKPLMGGFVPRPFSQRPVFRKSQSILSKYRNMPTMRQHVPHNRGSNYRRW; this is translated from the exons ATGATTAGCAGGACGTCGGCCAAAATTCATCTCGTTCCATCTTCTGTAGTGAGTGTAAACGCCAAGCGGATTGCTTCACATCTG ATTATTCAGTGTATCCCAaagatggtcagaccgtactccGGACCTCCTCGTTTCAAACCCAG GCCCTACTCTGATGGCTACAACATGCCACATGAAGAGAATTACAGCCCCTACCCCAGGAGTCAGAGAGGATTCCGGGGCCACTCAGGAAAGGTCCCTCCAAGCTGGAGAGATTCCAGAGGTAGAGGACGTGCTCACTTTGCCAAAAGGCCCCCACTGATGGGAGAACGGAGACCCCCACTGATGGGAGAACGGAGGCCCCCACTGATGGGAGAACGGAGGGAGCGACCTTTCAATCAGTGGAGGTCCCAAAACCAGGATTCCTTCAACACATACCCCTCCCAAACGGAGCCCCATCATGGCCACAGGAGGCCTTCCCCTTCCGGGCCAAACCGCCCCCCCCCAGCTCAGCATAGGTCCTCCCCGCATACTCCTGGACAAGGGCCCCAGGGCCAGAGGGGTGCACATATCCATGGAAACCACTCAGGTTACAGATCCCCCTCACCACGCCATTATCATAACCAACCTCCTGACAGGAGGCCACAACCCTCACAGTCCCCCCACAGTTCCTTCAGGGGCCCTCACAAGCGCCCAAGTCCGTCTCACGAAGAGGACAGGAGCTGGGGTGTCCGGCCGCCTTATAGTCCCAGGGAGAGGCAGTTTGAGCGCCCAGGTCGCGGGGGGATGCGCTGGAATGGGCCAGGGCCCATTCCCCGACCACACAATGGTGAACGTGGGCCCTCTGGCTCCCCCCAGAGAAAGCCACGGGATTCTCATGGCAGAGGTCCTTATCCAGAGAG GTGGTCTGCTGAGCGAGATCCCAGGCAGCAGCATGGAGTGGTGGGAAGGGAGCGGGAGGGCAGCGGACGCCGCAGCGCTGAGTGGGCACAGGAAGGCAGCCCTCACCACCCTCCCCACAGATCCCCCACATGGAAAGGAGGTTGGTCGTCGTCCTCTTTCCACGAGAACAGCCCTCAGGCAGGGCCAAGTGGACCACCACACAAGAGGAAGTTCCAGGAGCGCGGGATCCCTCCTGTAGGCCCTGATGTGGAGCATGGTCACCCAAAGCGCCCTCGCAGAGAGATTCCACATTACTTCAACACCCCTAGGGGATTTGGCGGCCGTCCCTTGTCATTCAGGGACAAGAGTCGTTTGCTGAAGGGGCGTAAAATGAGAGCGGAGTCGGTGATGAGGCTCAAAGTACCTCCACCTCAGCCCCAAGGAGCAGAGATCCATGAAGAGGAAGGGCCTCATACGTCCAGGGGAAATGCGCCATCCAAGTTTGCTCTTCGGAGGGAGCGTTTCCAAGCAAACGCTGGCCCACTGAGGAAGAGGCCGATGCCCCATCAATCACCCCCCAACCAAGAAGCCAATTCAACCAAGTCTTCCAGGGACTCTGAGTCACAGAAGGAACACGTGGACTCTCAGCGAGCCTTGAGCACACACAG AATTTGTGAGCAGCACTACTGGGATGTCAGGTGGATTCGGGGTTCAGTGACAATACAGCGTAAAGAAAACATGGACATTACGTGCTCTTT CTCTTCCTCTATAGACAAACGGCTGGCTCGTGACCTAGTCGTTGTGTCCCAGTGGCAGGCACCTGGGACTAACTCAAGCTCAAAGGACAGCCCCCCAAGGGATAGAAGTAGGACACCAAAAAACAAAACTG AGCGCTATTACAATTCAGATGAACAACTTACGCTGAATGAACGCTTCTCTAAAATCCATGACTCCAGTCCTTCCCCTTCACCAAGAGACCGGAGATATGCGGAAAG GCCAACGAACGTGCCACAGGAGAACCACAGACATGAAAGACCCTTCAGGAAACCAGGACCACAG AGATCGAGCTTCCGTCCCACTAGCCCAAATCGCAAACCAGGTCCTCCTCCTCAGAGAAGACCAGGCCCTGAACTGCCTGGTCCCTTTAGGAAGCCACTCATG GGAGGCTTTGTGCCACGTCCTTTCTCTCAAAGGCCAGTGTTCAGGAAGAGCCAGAGCATCCTGTCCAAATACCGTAACATGCCGACGATGCGTCAACATGTACCCCACAACAGAGGGTCTAATTATCGCCGCTGGTGA